A segment of the Pseudomonas serboccidentalis genome:
AGGTCAAGAAACAGGTAGCCGAGCAGCAGGCGCAGCTCAAGGCGTTTTGCGAACAGGCACGGACGAACCTGGCGCAACTGCAGAACAATCCGCGCTTGAGGGAGGAAGTGGAGGGAGAAACGCGGCGCCTCGACGATGCACAACGGCAGGAGCGCATTGTCGAAGCACAGAAACAGATCGCGCAGAACTGCGAATAGCGACGTGTAGGAGCTGCCGCAGGCTGCGATCTTTTGATTCTGTTTTTAAAGCAAGATCAAAAGATCGCAGCCTGCGGCAGCTCCTACAGGGGATCGGCGTTAGCGGGAGGCGGTGATCAGCAGGTCGAACTCTTTGAGCAGCACCTGCAGCTGTCGATCCTTGCCCTGCAGATTGCGCTGGGCAAAGACCATTTCGGCCATTTCCTGAATGCCCGAGGCATTGGGCAGCGGCAGGTCCTGTTCGAGGATCATCTTCATTCGCGGCAGGAAGATCCATTGCAGCCATTGCTCGAAATCCAGCGTGTCGACCGAAAACGGTTCGACACTGCTCAGGGCTTCGACCGACGGCTGAACCTCATCCCACCATCCCTGCGTGCGCAGTTCGCGCTCGATCAGCAGTAACTGGTCGGCGATTTTCGGGAAGCGAGTATCCATCAGAGCGAAACCTTGGCCTTCTGACGGGCCAGCGCTGCACCGGCGGAATCGCCCTGCTTCTCACGGGACTGCGCGATGATTTCCCACAGATTGGCTTGCAGATCCGGACGGCCGTTGGCCATGGTCAGCGCGCGACGGGCAAACTGCTCGGCCTGCGGCGCATCACCTTGCGCCATACGCACCTGCGCCAGACGATAAAGCACTTGCGGCTCACGCGGGGCGACGCGCTGGGCACGCTCCAGGCTGGAGGACGCACCATTGAGATCGCCGCCAGCCTGTTGCTGCTGCGCGGTGGTCAGCAAGGCGAGCACCGGACCGTCCAGTTGCTCGTCCGCCGACAGACCGCCGCCGCTGTTGCTGGCCGAAGGAATGCCGCTTGGCGTCGACGGCATGCTGTAGCTACCAGAGTTGATCGGCGCCGACTCGACCGACGACGGGTTGTACGGCCCCGGGGTGATACCGCCGGAAGCCGGGCCCGGAACGATCGGCGACGTGCTGATCGGCGCCGATGTCGTGGCACCGCCACCTGGCACCATCACCACTACGCCAGTGTCGCCTTGCGGGATGGCCTGGGATTGCGCCTGGCCCTGCACCGGGCGCTTGACTGTCGTCTTGCGGAAACCGCCGTTGGCCGACAGGCGCTCGCTGTTGGACACCGTCGTGCCGGAGTCCACCACCGGGATCGAACCACGCTGTACGGTAGAGCAGCCGCTGAGCAAAGCCACGGCGGTCACCGCTGGAATCAACCACTTGTTCACTTGAAACCCTCTTTGCTTAATTCATCCAGCCCTTGACCCAATCCATCACCGACTCCGGCGAAGCAGGCGTCTCGCTTGCACACGCGGCGCCGGGTGGCGGTTCGCTGCCGCGAATATACGGCATCTGCACTGCCCCCGGACAGTTGGCGTCAGAGCCTTGTCCGGTACGCGAATCGACCCACGCCTGAACGATGTTGTCCGGCTGCGGCATGTCCAGCGGCAGCGGGTCGGCCTTGCGCATGAAACTGGTCCAGACCTGCAGCGCACCGGTCGCCCCGGTAAACGGGGTCTTGCCGTTGTCGTCACGTCCGAGCCAGACCACCGCCAGCAGATCCTGACTGAAACCGGCGAACCAGCTGTCGCGCGAATCGTTACTGGTGCCCGTCTTGCCGGCCAGCGTCAGGGTTTTGGGCAGCACGTTATAGACCGAGCTGCCGGTACCTTCACGCATCACCCGCTGCATGGCGTTCTGGATCAGGTAGATGGACGCCGGATCGAAACGCTGCTCGATCTGGAACGGATAACGCTTGAGCGGCTCGCCCTCGGCAGTCAGTACGCTGCGAATCCCGCGCATCGGCGTATTGAAACCGCCGTTGGCGAGGGTCTGGTACATGGTCGCCACTTCGATCGGGGTCATGCCGCCAGCACCCAGCAACATCGACGGGAACGCCGGGAATTCACGGGTCACACCCAGACGCGCAAGGGTCTTGAGCACATTCGGCACACCGACTTCCAGGCCCAGACGCGAGGTCGACAAGTTGTAGGAGTGCGCCAGCCCTTGATAGAGGAACACCGTGCCGTGGGAGCGTCGATCATAGTTCTGCGGCTTCCACACCTGGCCATCAGCGCCTTTGATCGACAACGGATCATCCGACAGCCAACTGGTCAGCGTGTAGTGGCTCGGTTTCTCCAGCGCGGTCAGATACACCGCGGGCTTGACCAGGGAGCCGATCGGCCGCACGGCGTCCAGCGCCCGGTTGAAACCGGCGTAACTGGCCTGACGGCTACCGATCATCGCCTGGACTTCGCCGGTTTCCGGGTTGGTCACGACCATCGCCGCTTCCACGTCATCGGAGCCCTTGCGTCCGGCCAGCCGCTTGAAGGTGTCGTTGACCGACGCTTCGGCCTTCATTTGCAGAATCGGGTCGAAACTGGTGAAGATCCGCAGGCCTTCTTCGGTCAAGTCTTCGTCGCGATAGTCTTCGCGCAATTGGCGTTTGACCAGATCGATGAAGCCCGGGAACGAGCTGTCGGCGAGCTTGCCGCGCGTCGTCACACCCAGCGGCATTTTCTTCGCCGCTTCGACCTGTTCGGCAGTCGCCACGCCTTGCTGTTCAAGCACGTCGAGCACCAGGTTACGGCGCTCCAGCGCACGCTCCGGGTTGCGACGCGGGTTGTAGTAGGACGGGCCCTTGACCATGCCGACCAGCAGCGCGACCTGATGCAGCTTCAGCTCGGACAATGGCTGGCCGAAGAAGAACTGACTGGCCAGACCGAAGCCGTGCACTGCGCGCTGACCGTCTTGCCCGACAAAGACTTCGTTGAGGTACGCCTCAAGAATTTCCTTCTTGTCGTAATGCAGCTCCAGCAGCATCGCCATCATCGCTTCGGTGAGCTTGCGGCTCAGGCTGCGTTCGTTGGTGAGGTAGAAGTTCTTGACCAGTTGCTGGGTCAGCGTACTGCCGCCCTGGGTCATCTTGCCGCCAGAGGTGTTGACCCAGATGGCCCGGGCAATCGATTTCGGCGACACGCCCCAGTGGCTGTAATAGTCGCGATCTTCAACCGCGACCAGGGTTTCCAGCAGGTACGGCGGCACCTGATCGAGCTTGATCAGAATGCGGTCTTCAAGGTTTTTCGGGTAAATGCCGCCGATCATCAGCGGCTCCAGCCGCACCACGGACAATTTCGAACCATTGAGCCCCGAGAGCTCGGCCACATAGTCACCCGAGAAGCGCACGCGCACCGGCTGGGCTTTTTCCAGGCCTTCATAGAACTGGAAACCACGGGTGTTCAGGTCGACGGTATTGCCGCTGACCGCCGCAGCGCCGGGGCCATTGCTCACGGCTTCGCGGCGATAGCCGAGGGCATCGAGTTCGGTCAGGAAATCGTCCTTGCTGAGCTTTTGTCCGACGAACAGCTCAAGCGGACGCGCGTATACCTTGGCCGGAATAGTCCAGCGCTTGCCGGAGAACTTCTCCTGCACCACGGCATCGAGGTAAACGGCGAAGCCGGCCAGCACCACAAGGCCGACCAGACTGAGTTTAATGGCCCAGCCCAACCATGGGCTCAAGCCCTTGGCAGGTGGTTTTTTCTTGGTACGGGGGGATCGAGTTCGAGTCATGGCGGCGGATTATACGCACTTTATTCATACTCAACAGGAGCGCTCCGAGGTTTGCGTCAGGCTGGCGAGCGGCCATAATGGCGACCTCGAATTTCCCAGTCTCTGAAGGATCGCCCGTGAGCCAGTCCCTGATCGCTGCCCTGCAAAACCCGGCCCTCTACCCGCACCCCGTCGAAGGGTTCCAGGTCATCGAAACCCACATCTCGTGGGTGATCCTCACTGGCCCCTTTGCCTATAAAGTGAAGAAACCGGTGAATTTCGGCTTCCTCGACTTCACCAGCCTCGAATCGCGCGAGCACTTCTGCGCTGAAGAACTGCGCCTGAACCAGCGCCTGACCGATGATTTGTATCTGGACGTGTTGCCGGTCACCGGCAGCGTCGAAGCGCCACAACTGGGCGGCGACGGCCCGGTGATCGAATACGTGCTGAAGATGCGTCAGTTCCCGCAGACCGGCCTGCTCAGCACCTTGCAAGCCAATGGCGAACTGACCACTCGGCACATCGATGAAATGGCCGAGCAAATTGCTCACTTCCACCTCAGCGCGCCGAAAGTCCCGGCCGAACACGACGCCGGCACGCCGGACAGCGTGATGGCCCCGGTCTCGCAAAACTTCGAACAGATCCTGCCGTTCCTCAGCGACAAAAACGATCTGCTGCAACTCGAAGCGCTGAAAGCCTGGGCCGAAAGCAGCTTCGAACGCCTCAAGCCACTGTTCGCCCAGCGCAAGGCCGAGGGTTTCACCCGCGAATGCCACGGTGACATCCACTTGGGCAACGCCACCGTCATCGACGGCAAAGTGGTGATCTTCGACTGCATCGAGTTCAACGAACCGTTCCGCTTCACCGACGTCTGGGCCGACACCGGTTTCCTGGCGATGGACCTGGAAGACCGTGGCCTGAAATCCCTGGCCCGTCGCTTCATCAGCCAGTACCTGGAGCTGACCGGCGACTATCAGGGCCTGGAAGTGCTGAACTTCTACAAAGCCTACCGCGCGCTGGTTCGTGCCAAGGTTGCTCTGTTCAGCATGCCGGCGGACGCCACGCCGGTGCAGCGCGCCACCACCCTGCGCCAGTACCGCAACTACGCCAACCTGGCGGAAAGCTACAGCACCATTCCTTCGCGCTTCATGGCCATTACCCACGGCGTATCGGCAGTCGGCAAGAGCCACGTGGCGATGCGTCTGGTCGAAGCACTGGGCGCGATTCGCCTGCGTTCCGACGTCGAACGCAAGCGCCTGTTCGGCGAGCAAACCGTGGCCAACGACGTGCAGGCCGGTATTTACAGTGCCGATGCCAGCGCTGCCACCTACGCCCGCCTGCATGAAATCGCTGAAGTGATCCTGCATGCCGGTTTCCCGGTGGTGATCGACGCGACTTACCTCAAGCGCGAACAACGCGACAGCGCAGCAAAAATCGCCGAAGCCACCGGCACGCCGTTCCTGATCCTCGACTGCAACGCGCCGCAAGCGGTGATCGAGAGCTGGCTGGCGATTCGTCAGGCGGACAAGAAAGATCCGTCCGACGCCACGCTGGCCGTGATCGAGGCGCAACAGGCCAGTCGCGAAGCACTGACGCCGGAAGAGATCCTGCGCAGCAAGCGCGTGCAAACCAATGAAAGCGGGACCCTGGACACCGTCGTGGCGCAAATCCGCCAGCGCCTGCCGGGCCTGTAAGAAACTATTTCGGTCGTGAAGTCCTCGCTGGCTTCACGGCCGCCAAATAGTGGCACTATACTGGCGTCATAAAACCAACAGGTGATGTGACATGAGCCAGCCGAAACTTCTCGACACCCCGCTTTATGCCTTGCTGCACAAAGACGACATCGCAGGCTTCAACAAGGAACGCCCGAAGGACGGACCGATCGACATGGTCGGTGGCGATTTCCGTGGCCTTGATCTGCGTGAACTGAACGCCGATGGCGTGGATTTCAGGGACGCGTACTTCCGTTCCGCCGATTTGCGCGGTATCGATTTCCGTAATTCATCGCTCGAAGGCGCGAGCCTGGCCCACGCACAGATTTCCGGGGCGTACTTTCCGCCGGAACTGAGTGCCGACGAAATCCTGATGTCGATGAATTTTGGTACGCGCTTGCGTTATCGCACCCGCTGATACACCCATTTTTCCCTGACACAACGCCTCCACCCTGTAGGAGCGAGCCTGCTCGCGAAGACGTAGTGTCAGTCACCATAAATTTGAGCTTTAAACCGCTTTCGCGAGCGGGCCCACTCATACATTGATGTGTGTTTTCTCCCTTCTTTTTGCGTTCGCAGGCCTTTCAAGCTCCCTTTCTTAGAAGCGTTTGCGTTGAATCCGACCAAACAACCACGCTTTTCCTACTGATGGCTACACTCCTGAGAAGATCGCCCACGCACCATTCGGCCGTCGCAAGGAGGCTTGATGAATGATGAACTGCAACACCTGAAGAATCTTGGCAAGACGTCGGCGCAATGGCTGCATGCCGTGGGCATCCACAGCGCCTCGGACTTGCGTCGCCTGGGGGCGGTGGATGCCTATCGGGCCGTGCGTACCCGCGGGTTTCGCGCATCAAAGGTGTTGCTGTATGCGATCGAAGGGGCGTTGATGGATGTGCACTGGAACGACATCCCTGCCGAACGCAAAGACGCTTTGAACAAGCAGCTCGATGCCATCTCTTCGCGTCACAAGAACTGAACAGGCCTGACTGCCATGTACCTGCTTGGGGAACAATCGGTACCAGTCGATGCACTGATCAATCGTTTGCAGAGCTTGCCTGCACGCTGGCTCGAAGGGCTTGCGCCGTGCGGGCCGACGCTGGAGCCGGAAACCTCTGACGATCTGCAGCGACAATTACCCGGCGATCAACTGTTTATGCTGACAGAAGGCGTGATCAACGGCTGCATTGGCGGGCGCGCGATCGTTTATTGGCAGGAAGGCGACTTGATCGGTCTACAACAGGGCCAGGCCTGGTCTGACTGCCGCCTGTGCAGTGACGGACCATTGCGGTTGCTGCCGTATCGACGCACTGAACTGATTCAACACGTGTTTGCCGAGCCTGAGCGGGCCGAGCAATTGCTGGAGTACCTACTGGGGCAGATGGCGATGCTGGCCCATGCGGTGGCCGAACTGAAACCCCGGGAGTTTCGCAGCACCAATGGCTTCAAGCGGGTCGAGAGCGGTGAAGTGTTGATCCAGCAGGGCGATGTTGCCGATCACGTCTTTGTGCTCATCGAGGGGCATGCCGAAGCGTTTGTTGACGGGCACAAGGTTGGTGAAGTGCCAAAGGACGAGATTTTCGGCGCCATGGCAGTGTTCACCGGTGAACCGCGCAATGCCACGGTCATCGCTCGCGAGCCGAGCACCGTGATGCTGATCCCCGGCGATCAGTTTCTGAACATGACCCGCAACAATCCGAAAATCGCTCACAGCCTGATTGAGAGCATGGCCCGGCGCATCGGCCAGCTCAACCAGCAGATTACCCGGATGAGCGCACCCGAAGGTCAGCGTTAAGTCCCGTGTTTCCGGGGCATTCCGGCTATTTAAACGACTAAATCAAGCAAATCGAGAAACAGAGGTTGACTCGTTAATGAGAATCGCTATGATTATCACAACTGGTCGCGAGATCAGTCGATATTCTGAAAAGCCCTTGGTTCGGACTCTCAGATTATCTCCTCATCAGGCTAATCACGGTTATTTGACCCGGTTTTTACCGGGTCTTTTTTTGCCTGT
Coding sequences within it:
- a CDS encoding YqcC family protein, which codes for MDTRFPKIADQLLLIERELRTQGWWDEVQPSVEALSSVEPFSVDTLDFEQWLQWIFLPRMKMILEQDLPLPNASGIQEMAEMVFAQRNLQGKDRQLQVLLKEFDLLITASR
- the mrcB gene encoding penicillin-binding protein 1B — encoded protein: MTRTRSPRTKKKPPAKGLSPWLGWAIKLSLVGLVVLAGFAVYLDAVVQEKFSGKRWTIPAKVYARPLELFVGQKLSKDDFLTELDALGYRREAVSNGPGAAAVSGNTVDLNTRGFQFYEGLEKAQPVRVRFSGDYVAELSGLNGSKLSVVRLEPLMIGGIYPKNLEDRILIKLDQVPPYLLETLVAVEDRDYYSHWGVSPKSIARAIWVNTSGGKMTQGGSTLTQQLVKNFYLTNERSLSRKLTEAMMAMLLELHYDKKEILEAYLNEVFVGQDGQRAVHGFGLASQFFFGQPLSELKLHQVALLVGMVKGPSYYNPRRNPERALERRNLVLDVLEQQGVATAEQVEAAKKMPLGVTTRGKLADSSFPGFIDLVKRQLREDYRDEDLTEEGLRIFTSFDPILQMKAEASVNDTFKRLAGRKGSDDVEAAMVVTNPETGEVQAMIGSRQASYAGFNRALDAVRPIGSLVKPAVYLTALEKPSHYTLTSWLSDDPLSIKGADGQVWKPQNYDRRSHGTVFLYQGLAHSYNLSTSRLGLEVGVPNVLKTLARLGVTREFPAFPSMLLGAGGMTPIEVATMYQTLANGGFNTPMRGIRSVLTAEGEPLKRYPFQIEQRFDPASIYLIQNAMQRVMREGTGSSVYNVLPKTLTLAGKTGTSNDSRDSWFAGFSQDLLAVVWLGRDDNGKTPFTGATGALQVWTSFMRKADPLPLDMPQPDNIVQAWVDSRTGQGSDANCPGAVQMPYIRGSEPPPGAACASETPASPESVMDWVKGWMN
- a CDS encoding AAA family ATPase; translated protein: MSQSLIAALQNPALYPHPVEGFQVIETHISWVILTGPFAYKVKKPVNFGFLDFTSLESREHFCAEELRLNQRLTDDLYLDVLPVTGSVEAPQLGGDGPVIEYVLKMRQFPQTGLLSTLQANGELTTRHIDEMAEQIAHFHLSAPKVPAEHDAGTPDSVMAPVSQNFEQILPFLSDKNDLLQLEALKAWAESSFERLKPLFAQRKAEGFTRECHGDIHLGNATVIDGKVVIFDCIEFNEPFRFTDVWADTGFLAMDLEDRGLKSLARRFISQYLELTGDYQGLEVLNFYKAYRALVRAKVALFSMPADATPVQRATTLRQYRNYANLAESYSTIPSRFMAITHGVSAVGKSHVAMRLVEALGAIRLRSDVERKRLFGEQTVANDVQAGIYSADASAATYARLHEIAEVILHAGFPVVIDATYLKREQRDSAAKIAEATGTPFLILDCNAPQAVIESWLAIRQADKKDPSDATLAVIEAQQASREALTPEEILRSKRVQTNESGTLDTVVAQIRQRLPGL
- a CDS encoding pentapeptide repeat-containing protein — protein: MSQPKLLDTPLYALLHKDDIAGFNKERPKDGPIDMVGGDFRGLDLRELNADGVDFRDAYFRSADLRGIDFRNSSLEGASLAHAQISGAYFPPELSADEILMSMNFGTRLRYRTR
- a CDS encoding TfoX/Sxy family protein, producing MNDELQHLKNLGKTSAQWLHAVGIHSASDLRRLGAVDAYRAVRTRGFRASKVLLYAIEGALMDVHWNDIPAERKDALNKQLDAISSRHKN
- a CDS encoding Crp/Fnr family transcriptional regulator, with protein sequence MYLLGEQSVPVDALINRLQSLPARWLEGLAPCGPTLEPETSDDLQRQLPGDQLFMLTEGVINGCIGGRAIVYWQEGDLIGLQQGQAWSDCRLCSDGPLRLLPYRRTELIQHVFAEPERAEQLLEYLLGQMAMLAHAVAELKPREFRSTNGFKRVESGEVLIQQGDVADHVFVLIEGHAEAFVDGHKVGEVPKDEIFGAMAVFTGEPRNATVIAREPSTVMLIPGDQFLNMTRNNPKIAHSLIESMARRIGQLNQQITRMSAPEGQR